One part of the Marinobacterium rhizophilum genome encodes these proteins:
- a CDS encoding putative quinol monooxygenase codes for MSSRIYCTAQFKPRPGRDAELFAKLQSLEPNTLREDGCIQYRVTRQISSDFATGESYPIVFHEIWQDMHSFEQHCQRREIADFFSRYCESPDGLAESWNVCVYSDAADEPT; via the coding sequence ATGTCATCGCGCATTTACTGCACCGCCCAGTTCAAGCCTCGCCCAGGCAGGGACGCCGAACTCTTTGCCAAACTACAGTCCCTCGAACCCAATACATTGCGTGAAGACGGCTGCATCCAGTACCGCGTCACCCGCCAGATCAGCAGTGATTTCGCCACCGGCGAGAGCTACCCCATCGTGTTTCACGAAATCTGGCAGGATATGCACAGCTTCGAGCAGCACTGCCAGCGCCGGGAAATAGCGGACTTTTTCAGCCGCTACTGTGAGTCACCCGACGGCCTGGCCGAGTCCTGGAATGTTTGCGTCTATTCCGACGCCGCCGATGAGCCGACCTGA
- a CDS encoding heme-binding protein, with product MKKFDTNGFQRLGGASSKRLRHDLGQALLEQAPCDSLTPAQSTTQLFNDLEGSWFGNRGWNIIALPSRGSTPASPGDFKLLVLPYAETLDVRNAGAPARNRGGSVDQFVAALEYQQRVSNKDTGEALHVENGMFMNLSEIIDNDNQTQPLPEFNVARSGTIPHGDAIMLLSKPPITDKGAPQIPNISSLPPDIGQGAPLGYLDPYLVPREGINVSNPNATLRQDLEMQAAAGFEILETRTLLLDSAQAGGINNIPFVVRHANATRMQAVFWLEKVRNTQTGQEFDQLQYTQIIDLVFHLKFGQTDPKSLITWPHITINTMVKQ from the coding sequence ATGAAAAAATTCGATACCAATGGCTTTCAGCGCCTGGGGGGTGCCTCCAGCAAACGCCTGCGACATGACCTGGGCCAGGCGCTGCTGGAACAGGCGCCCTGCGACAGCCTGACACCCGCCCAGAGCACCACGCAGTTATTCAACGATCTGGAGGGCAGCTGGTTCGGCAACAGGGGGTGGAACATCATCGCGCTGCCATCCCGGGGCTCGACGCCGGCGAGCCCGGGGGACTTCAAGCTGCTGGTGCTGCCCTATGCTGAAACCCTGGATGTACGCAATGCCGGCGCGCCGGCGCGCAACCGTGGTGGCAGCGTCGATCAGTTCGTCGCGGCGTTGGAGTATCAGCAGCGGGTGTCCAACAAGGACACGGGGGAAGCGCTGCACGTTGAAAACGGCATGTTCATGAACCTGTCCGAGATCATCGACAACGACAACCAGACGCAACCGCTGCCCGAGTTCAATGTTGCGCGCAGCGGTACCATCCCCCACGGCGATGCCATCATGCTGCTCAGCAAGCCGCCGATAACTGACAAGGGGGCACCGCAGATTCCGAATATTTCCAGCCTGCCGCCGGACATCGGCCAGGGTGCACCGCTGGGCTACCTCGACCCCTACCTGGTACCGCGCGAGGGCATCAATGTCAGCAATCCGAACGCGACTCTGCGCCAGGATCTGGAAATGCAGGCCGCGGCGGGCTTCGAGATTCTGGAGACCCGGACCCTGCTGCTGGACTCCGCCCAGGCCGGTGGCATTAACAATATCCCCTTCGTCGTCCGCCATGCCAACGCTACCCGGATGCAGGCCGTGTTCTGGCTGGAGAAGGTGCGCAATACCCAAACCGGGCAGGAATTCGACCAGCTGCAGTACACCCAGATCATCGACCTCGTCTTCCACCTCAAGTTCGGTCAGACCGACCCGAAGTCGCTGATCACCTGGCCCCACATCACCATCAACACCATGGTCAAGCAATAG
- a CDS encoding winged helix-turn-helix domain-containing protein codes for MIRTHRSHDLARLRRLALAAQGLLQAQPFGAGMAGAHQAINHLGYVQIDTISVVERAHHHVLHARVPRFRPAMTQQMLLDGDIFEYWAHAAAFLPIADFRFSLPYKHAIRCGQVHWYKNPDRKLMGELLARIGSEGPLRARDLETGSTRRAAWWDWKPAKKALEQLYMQGDLMVSSREGFQKTYDLTERVLPSGVNSRMPSVEEFAAHILDQQLRCHGFASLKGLTYLRRNTELRNAVKNLVNARLAEQTLEQVQLGSGAVFILEAGALERPLPRVHSRMQILSPFDNCVIQRERLKALFQFDYQIECYVPAPKRQYGYFSLPLLYRDAFIGRMDAKAHRKTGQLEIKSLHFEQHRFDEDAIIAAFADAIAAFCRFQQCDSVSLARVEPNHLTGRLHSALEPLA; via the coding sequence ATGATCAGAACCCACCGCTCACACGACCTGGCGCGCTTGCGCCGCCTTGCCCTGGCGGCGCAAGGCTTGCTGCAGGCCCAGCCCTTTGGGGCCGGGATGGCAGGGGCACACCAGGCGATTAACCACCTGGGCTATGTACAGATCGATACCATATCAGTGGTGGAGCGCGCGCATCATCATGTCTTGCACGCCAGAGTGCCCAGGTTCAGGCCAGCCATGACCCAGCAAATGCTACTCGATGGGGACATTTTCGAGTACTGGGCACACGCGGCCGCTTTTCTGCCCATCGCCGACTTTCGCTTCTCCTTGCCCTACAAGCACGCCATCAGGTGCGGCCAAGTCCACTGGTATAAAAACCCTGACAGGAAACTCATGGGAGAGCTGTTGGCACGCATAGGTTCAGAAGGCCCTCTGCGCGCCCGGGACCTGGAAACGGGCAGCACCAGGCGCGCAGCCTGGTGGGACTGGAAACCGGCCAAGAAAGCACTCGAACAGCTGTACATGCAAGGCGACCTTATGGTCAGCAGCCGCGAAGGCTTCCAGAAAACCTATGACCTGACCGAGCGGGTACTGCCATCCGGGGTAAATTCACGCATGCCAAGCGTGGAAGAATTTGCGGCGCACATTCTCGACCAGCAGTTGCGCTGCCATGGCTTTGCGTCACTCAAGGGGCTGACCTACCTGCGCCGCAACACTGAGCTGCGCAATGCGGTGAAAAACCTGGTAAACGCCAGGTTGGCAGAGCAGACCCTGGAGCAGGTGCAACTTGGCAGTGGCGCCGTATTTATCCTGGAAGCCGGTGCACTTGAGCGCCCCCTGCCCCGCGTTCACAGCCGCATGCAGATTCTTTCGCCCTTCGACAACTGCGTGATTCAGCGCGAACGCCTCAAAGCCCTGTTTCAATTCGACTACCAGATAGAATGCTACGTACCCGCCCCCAAACGCCAGTACGGCTATTTTTCCCTGCCACTGCTGTACCGCGATGCATTTATTGGCCGCATGGATGCCAAGGCCCATCGAAAAACCGGCCAGCTGGAGATCAAGTCGCTGCATTTCGAGCAACACCGTTTTGATGAAGACGCTATCATTGCGGCCTTTGCAGACGCGATTGCAGCGTTCTGCCGTTTTCAACAATGTGACTCGGTGTCTTTGGCCAGGGTTGAACCCAATCATCTCACCGGGCGTCTGCACAGCGCGCTAGAACCGCTGGCGTGA
- a CDS encoding C40 family peptidase, translated as MISPVYSGARRQPPITRSRSRVLLAALCIALLQGCASSNLGTPTNTTEQVAPDPEQQTISQLYELHRQWRGTPYRYGGTSRNGIDCSALIQQGFRRHFNQELPRTTEGLLSVGDVVSAEELRPGDLVFFRTGSYGRHAGIYIENGRFLHASTSRGVMISDLTNPYWKRHYWTARRIDRPVSNDS; from the coding sequence ATGATTTCACCCGTTTACAGCGGCGCCCGACGCCAGCCCCCCATCACTCGTAGCCGCAGCCGAGTGCTGCTTGCCGCTTTGTGTATCGCCCTGCTGCAGGGCTGCGCCAGCTCCAACCTCGGCACCCCGACGAATACCACCGAACAGGTCGCACCCGACCCGGAGCAGCAGACCATCAGTCAGCTGTATGAACTGCACCGCCAGTGGCGCGGCACGCCCTACCGCTATGGCGGCACCAGCCGCAATGGCATCGACTGTTCGGCCCTGATTCAGCAGGGCTTTCGCCGGCATTTCAACCAGGAACTGCCCCGCACTACGGAAGGCCTGCTCAGCGTGGGCGACGTCGTTTCCGCCGAGGAACTGCGCCCCGGGGACCTGGTGTTTTTCAGAACCGGGAGCTATGGCCGCCATGCGGGCATCTATATCGAGAACGGCCGCTTCCTGCACGCATCCACCAGCCGCGGCGTGATGATTTCGGACCTGACAAACCCCTACTGGAAACGCCACTACTGGACTGCCCGCCGCATCGACCGGCCAGTGAGCAACGATTCCTGA
- a CDS encoding prephenate dehydratase gives MSNKIIAFQGFKGAYSHLSCVRVHPEMEAFACETFSDAMFMVERGEAELAMIPLENSTAGRVEEIYRLMPKTELHIIGEHFEPVNHCLLGIPGSRIEDITEAASHPQALAQCDTHLKSLGIVPVASLDTAGAAAELAAAPSKHQAAIASSLAAELYGLHILRDNFQDKTGNTTRFLILSKTSRMPVFDPAVTFMTSIMFAVRNMPAALYKALGGFATNGVNAIKLESYMASDTMQATSFHLDVEGHPDQRSMQYALQELDFFAKDVRIMGTYPAHPFRYRRDTLVE, from the coding sequence GTGAGCAACAAGATCATCGCATTTCAGGGTTTCAAGGGTGCCTATTCGCACCTTTCCTGCGTCCGTGTCCATCCGGAAATGGAAGCCTTTGCCTGCGAGACCTTTAGCGACGCGATGTTCATGGTAGAACGCGGCGAAGCAGAGCTCGCCATGATCCCGCTGGAAAATTCCACCGCAGGCCGGGTAGAGGAAATCTACCGCCTGATGCCCAAAACCGAGCTGCACATCATCGGTGAACATTTTGAACCGGTAAATCACTGCCTGCTGGGCATTCCCGGCAGTCGCATCGAGGACATCACCGAGGCGGCCTCCCATCCCCAGGCGCTGGCCCAGTGCGACACCCACCTCAAGTCCCTGGGCATAGTACCGGTGGCCAGTCTCGATACGGCCGGTGCCGCGGCAGAACTGGCCGCAGCCCCCAGCAAACACCAGGCCGCCATTGCCTCGAGCCTGGCCGCCGAGCTTTACGGGCTGCACATCCTGCGGGACAACTTCCAGGACAAGACCGGCAATACGACCCGCTTTCTGATCCTGTCCAAAACCAGCCGGATGCCGGTGTTTGACCCTGCGGTCACCTTCATGACGTCCATCATGTTCGCCGTGCGCAACATGCCGGCAGCGTTGTACAAGGCACTCGGCGGCTTTGCCACCAACGGCGTCAATGCCATCAAGCTCGAAAGCTACATGGCGTCTGATACCATGCAGGCCACCAGCTTTCACCTGGACGTGGAAGGCCACCCGGATCAGCGCTCCATGCAGTACGCACTGCAGGAGCTGGATTTTTTCGCCAAGGACGTGCGCATCATGGGCACTTACCCAGCGCACCCGTTCCGCTACCGCAGGGACACCCTGGTCGAATAA
- a CDS encoding sensor domain-containing diguanylate cyclase — protein MHRTYQHSSLSDADATLNYLLDIIVEGTWDWHADTGRVERNPGWYRMLGYEVGGLKEDVFTWENIIHPDDYARVIDYIESFIAGKRQDYCIDYRCKKADGHYLWIRDRARIISRHPDGSASRIIGAHENIHARTSTQDELIEQNRHLRDDSVTLEHTLQQKARELEAKNQELEDKIREVEYISNTDQLTEIANRKRFEEKILQEIRRARRYSHPLSLALFDLDLFKNINDTHGHSAGDRVLRSIADLVRPNIRSLDCFARWGGEEFTLIFPSMALDGALQACEKLRGLIQQHEVKPGLCITASFGVSLFARNDSFEDLLRRADDALYRAKALGRNRVEVQASSASTPPREKQEDTAAP, from the coding sequence ATGCACAGAACCTACCAGCACAGTTCCCTGAGCGATGCCGACGCTACCCTGAACTATCTGCTGGACATCATCGTTGAAGGCACCTGGGACTGGCACGCGGACACCGGCCGGGTCGAGCGAAACCCCGGCTGGTACCGCATGCTCGGCTACGAGGTCGGCGGACTCAAAGAGGATGTCTTTACCTGGGAAAACATCATTCACCCGGACGACTATGCCCGTGTGATCGATTACATCGAGAGTTTCATCGCTGGCAAGCGCCAAGACTACTGTATCGACTACCGTTGCAAAAAAGCCGACGGTCACTACCTCTGGATACGGGATCGTGCCCGGATCATCAGCCGCCATCCCGATGGCAGCGCCTCCAGAATTATCGGTGCCCACGAGAACATCCACGCCCGGACAAGCACCCAGGATGAACTGATCGAACAGAACAGGCACCTGCGCGACGACAGCGTTACGCTGGAACACACGCTACAGCAAAAAGCGCGGGAGCTGGAAGCCAAAAACCAGGAGCTGGAAGACAAGATTCGCGAAGTCGAATACATATCCAACACGGACCAGCTCACCGAAATCGCCAACCGCAAACGCTTCGAAGAGAAAATCCTGCAGGAAATCCGTCGCGCCCGACGCTATAGCCACCCGCTCTCTCTGGCGCTGTTCGACCTGGATCTGTTCAAGAACATCAACGACACCCATGGTCACAGCGCCGGCGACCGGGTTCTGCGCAGTATCGCCGACCTGGTACGCCCGAATATCCGCAGCCTGGACTGTTTTGCCCGCTGGGGCGGCGAAGAGTTCACCCTGATTTTTCCCAGCATGGCGCTTGATGGCGCCCTACAGGCCTGCGAAAAGCTGCGCGGTCTGATTCAGCAGCACGAAGTCAAACCCGGGCTGTGCATCACGGCCAGCTTCGGTGTCAGCCTGTTTGCCCGCAATGACAGCTTCGAAGACTTGCTGCGGCGCGCCGATGATGCCCTCTACCGCGCCAAGGCCCTGGGCCGCAACCGGGTGGAAGTACAAGCCAGCAGTGCATCGACACCACCCCGCGAAAAGCAGGAAGACACAGCGGCGCCCTGA
- a CDS encoding DEAD/DEAH box helicase, protein MSFLDLDLDLELQQHLIESGFSSPTPIQQQSIPLTLDGQDILATAPTGSGKTLAFLLPALQHLLDQPPRTGLSPRVLILSPTRELASQILRVVESFAAELSIDCGLIVGGVPYGNQKQIMEAGMDLLIATPGRLLELDEKDWVDLSDVNLLIIDEADRMLDLGFQEPLNEIASLVPTVHQTLMFSATLESAPIQLLAGKLLKPDASQVAVSNARAMAGNIEHSILRADNDEHKLALFKSLISDETIDQALVFVNSRKQVEQWVAIVRAMGIMCDGLHGEMDQGERTLHMKQLRRGRLKVLVATDVASRGLDLANITHVINLNLPLKADSYIHRAGRAGRDGSQGIAVSIVDSLDWPRVGRIERYLQQPLKRRKIEGLEPSKPEPRADKQAKKSKAKAKAKKKADIKPGKSRKKLKGPRPATPRQPDETGDQRSSASGKPRTPSTDRAQSGGTGANSRNDSRSKTANAPRRHTGSDSRGAKPGNARSNGTRASGGSRDSKKRD, encoded by the coding sequence ATGTCCTTTCTTGACCTCGATTTAGATCTCGAACTGCAACAGCACCTGATCGAATCGGGCTTTTCCAGCCCGACGCCGATCCAGCAGCAATCCATTCCGCTGACCCTTGATGGTCAGGATATTCTGGCAACAGCGCCTACCGGCAGCGGCAAGACGCTGGCGTTCCTGCTGCCCGCGTTGCAGCACCTGCTGGATCAGCCGCCGCGCACGGGCCTGTCGCCCCGCGTGCTGATCCTGAGCCCGACCCGGGAGCTGGCGAGCCAGATTCTGCGGGTGGTGGAATCCTTCGCCGCCGAGCTTTCAATCGACTGCGGCCTGATTGTTGGCGGCGTGCCCTACGGCAACCAGAAGCAGATCATGGAAGCGGGCATGGATCTGCTGATCGCAACCCCCGGCCGCCTGCTGGAACTGGACGAGAAAGACTGGGTTGACCTGAGTGACGTTAACCTGCTGATTATCGACGAAGCCGACCGCATGCTGGATCTGGGCTTCCAGGAGCCGCTGAACGAGATTGCCAGCCTGGTGCCAACGGTGCACCAGACACTGATGTTCTCCGCCACCCTGGAGTCCGCCCCCATCCAGCTGCTGGCCGGCAAGCTGCTCAAGCCCGACGCCAGCCAGGTTGCGGTCAGCAATGCCCGCGCCATGGCCGGCAATATCGAACACAGCATACTGCGGGCCGACAACGACGAACACAAGCTGGCACTGTTCAAGTCCCTGATCAGCGATGAAACCATCGATCAGGCACTGGTCTTCGTCAATTCACGCAAGCAGGTCGAACAGTGGGTTGCCATCGTGCGCGCCATGGGCATCATGTGCGACGGCCTGCACGGTGAAATGGACCAGGGCGAACGCACCTTGCACATGAAGCAGTTGCGCCGCGGCCGCCTCAAGGTACTGGTGGCCACCGACGTCGCCTCGCGCGGTCTCGACCTGGCCAACATCACCCATGTCATCAACCTGAACCTGCCCCTCAAGGCCGACTCCTATATCCACCGCGCCGGGCGAGCCGGGCGTGACGGTTCCCAGGGCATCGCGGTGTCCATCGTCGATTCGCTGGACTGGCCCCGGGTTGGCCGTATCGAGCGCTACCTGCAACAGCCGCTCAAACGCCGCAAGATTGAAGGCCTTGAGCCCAGCAAGCCCGAACCCCGGGCCGACAAGCAGGCCAAGAAAAGCAAGGCCAAGGCCAAAGCGAAGAAAAAAGCCGATATCAAGCCCGGCAAGTCACGCAAGAAGCTCAAGGGGCCACGCCCGGCCACGCCGCGCCAACCGGACGAAACGGGCGATCAGCGCAGCAGTGCATCCGGCAAGCCGCGCACCCCGTCGACTGACAGGGCGCAATCCGGCGGCACTGGTGCCAACAGCCGCAATGACAGCCGCAGCAAAACCGCTAACGCGCCTCGCCGCCACACCGGCAGCGACAGTCGCGGCGCCAAGCCTGGCAACGCGCGCAGCAATGGCACACGCGCCTCCGGCGGCTCTCGGGACAGCAAAAAGCGCGACTAG
- a CDS encoding alpha-keto acid decarboxylase family protein yields the protein MDTDITVARYLKLRLEQLGLKQMFGVAGNYTAPLLDTILADDNSPIRIGGNANEFCAGYAADAYGRLTGFAAAYVTYSVGAFSMLNCIAGSYVEQVPVLLINGAPTNKEDSFEKNTGLLYSHTTGYEFVDINMFRPITAAAERITNARQATYQIDSVLTAMLTAHRPGYLEICEDVWRAPCRGPVGRLESGRGDIVTVSEVDAAVAATLSKLVSARKAIVWAGIELQRYGLQDRFGRLMEVLNRTLATAQQPIHFVTSAWSKSVLSEQHPYFEGCHTLSTQEIDSLIGPDGVLLGIGANTIGKDTGSQNIRSDRTLLACQDSLFAGAGFYPAVELGAYIDRLIEALEQHGASRHLKGLRVNQVLPFKLMAGAMDSTPPLTYDNFFDALGAWLSGDDVLVVDAGFPLIGAQSVPIKAQSGFVAQAAWLSIGYSVAAATGVKCACPDKRAVVVVGDGAFHETCQAVSDHHAYGQNTVVFVLANGIYGIEQKLVNPNPFRSDSGKQDYPDPLQNAVYPYNELPAWNFSKLPEVFGGKGHKVSNLDELASVMAQIRDNPTQNYVVEIVLDKTDVPAAIAASIDTDVGEDETDNPNWPPGGIF from the coding sequence ATGGATACGGATATTACGGTCGCCCGGTACCTCAAGCTCCGGCTTGAGCAGCTGGGTCTCAAGCAGATGTTCGGGGTCGCGGGCAACTACACCGCACCCCTGCTCGATACCATTCTGGCGGACGACAACTCGCCGATACGCATTGGCGGCAATGCCAACGAGTTCTGTGCCGGTTACGCCGCCGACGCCTACGGCCGGTTGACGGGGTTCGCCGCCGCCTACGTGACTTACAGCGTCGGCGCCTTCAGCATGCTCAACTGTATCGCTGGCTCCTACGTCGAACAGGTACCGGTGCTGCTGATCAATGGCGCGCCAACCAACAAGGAGGACAGTTTCGAAAAGAACACCGGGCTGCTCTATTCCCACACCACGGGCTACGAGTTCGTCGATATCAACATGTTCCGTCCCATCACCGCGGCGGCGGAGCGCATCACCAATGCCAGGCAGGCGACGTACCAGATTGACTCGGTACTGACTGCCATGCTGACGGCGCACCGGCCCGGCTATCTCGAAATCTGCGAGGATGTCTGGCGCGCACCCTGCCGCGGGCCTGTCGGTCGCCTTGAATCGGGGCGCGGCGATATCGTGACGGTGAGCGAGGTTGATGCCGCCGTCGCGGCCACCCTGAGCAAACTGGTCAGTGCTCGCAAGGCCATCGTCTGGGCGGGTATCGAGCTGCAGCGTTACGGGCTGCAGGACCGCTTCGGCCGGCTGATGGAGGTGCTGAACCGCACCCTGGCCACGGCCCAGCAGCCGATCCATTTCGTCACCAGTGCCTGGAGCAAGTCGGTGCTGTCGGAACAGCATCCGTATTTCGAGGGCTGCCATACCCTGAGCACGCAGGAGATCGACAGCCTGATCGGCCCGGACGGCGTGCTGCTCGGTATCGGCGCCAACACCATCGGCAAGGATACCGGCAGTCAGAACATCCGCAGCGACCGCACGCTGCTGGCCTGCCAGGACAGCCTGTTCGCCGGCGCGGGCTTCTACCCGGCGGTGGAGCTGGGCGCCTATATCGACCGTCTGATCGAGGCCCTGGAGCAGCACGGGGCCAGCCGTCACCTCAAGGGCCTGCGCGTCAATCAGGTGCTGCCATTCAAGCTGATGGCCGGTGCGATGGACAGCACGCCTCCGCTGACGTACGACAATTTCTTCGACGCACTGGGGGCCTGGCTTAGCGGGGATGACGTGCTGGTGGTCGACGCCGGCTTCCCGCTGATTGGCGCGCAAAGTGTACCGATCAAGGCTCAAAGCGGCTTTGTCGCCCAGGCGGCCTGGCTGTCCATCGGCTACTCGGTGGCCGCCGCCACCGGGGTGAAATGCGCCTGCCCGGACAAGCGCGCCGTCGTGGTCGTGGGTGACGGCGCCTTTCACGAAACCTGCCAGGCGGTGTCGGATCACCATGCCTACGGTCAGAACACCGTGGTGTTCGTCCTCGCCAACGGCATCTACGGCATCGAGCAGAAACTGGTCAACCCGAACCCGTTCCGCAGTGACAGCGGCAAGCAGGACTACCCGGACCCGCTGCAGAATGCGGTCTATCCGTACAACGAACTGCCGGCCTGGAATTTCAGCAAGCTGCCGGAGGTGTTCGGCGGCAAGGGCCACAAGGTCAGCAACCTTGACGAGCTGGCCTCGGTAATGGCGCAGATCCGCGACAACCCGACGCAGAACTATGTCGTCGAGATCGTGCTCGACAAGACCGACGTGCCGGCTGCCATCGCCGCCAGTATCGATACGGACGTGGGGGAGGATGAAACCGATAATCCGAACTGGCCGCCGGGCGGGATTTTTTAA
- a CDS encoding group I truncated hemoglobin, with product MFNTALKHLNLLYLALVLLAGSPGVLAQGEAESRSLFERLGGLMSISVVVNEFFDAVVSDDQIKANPAVDASRKVVPAPYLKYQVTAMVCEVTGGPCSYHGRDMKAAHAHLNITEAEWDRMIVLFKEVLARHEVPEAETAELLDIMASTKADIVMPATP from the coding sequence ATGTTCAATACCGCACTGAAACATCTGAATCTGCTGTATTTAGCGCTAGTCCTACTGGCAGGGTCCCCCGGGGTCCTGGCCCAGGGCGAGGCTGAATCGAGATCGCTGTTCGAGCGGCTGGGAGGGCTGATGTCCATCTCGGTGGTGGTGAATGAGTTTTTTGATGCCGTGGTCTCGGATGACCAGATCAAGGCGAACCCGGCGGTAGACGCCAGTCGCAAGGTGGTACCCGCCCCCTATCTGAAATATCAGGTGACGGCGATGGTGTGCGAGGTGACCGGTGGACCCTGTAGCTACCATGGGCGAGACATGAAGGCGGCCCATGCACACCTCAATATCACCGAGGCGGAATGGGATCGAATGATCGTGCTGTTCAAGGAGGTACTGGCCCGGCATGAAGTCCCCGAGGCGGAAACCGCAGAACTGCTCGATATCATGGCCTCGACCAAGGCGGATATCGTGATGCCCGCAACGCCCTGA
- a CDS encoding FAD-dependent oxidoreductase gives MAHFTLHDLLHRNPMPTQTDTLVVGAGMAGLYSTWRILQDNPGADVFIIDKSNRTGGRLDSDLVNINGVQVKEEEGGMRFTFDEMDNLMSLFMLLNIDDQVVPFPMNSGGNNRLLFRGHSFNNAIAAEDDSAIWSALYNLAPAEQGMSPGAIINTVFNRILEANPDFSERPEQRGPEFWQRFRLDCQWNGIKMKDWTLWNLFSDMGYSSECITMLYRAAGFNGTFLSQMNAGVAYQLLEEFPADPQFRTLENGFSTLPNALVERIGKERIYLKTQLLSIARAEGGQGYRLKYQTIDAQNQVRYGEMTANRVVLGLPRLALEKLFIGSNLLNELPAEESEKLWDSLQTATNQPLLKINLYYDKAWWGNKTSGQPEVAFGPNFSDSPLGSVYPFYAIDPASFAALEYSDWLKSQGNTPAPEVEDKLQNINQSRYHKPAALTIYCDYLNINYWQTLQNNGALFDSPLQRQFSECNPQTLYAASQSIVERATYYFKELFNTHYVPTPILTSARIWNGSTRFNVDASQEFGYGVHQWAVAADDREVMQYLCEPIENIYTCGEAFSDYQGWVEGALRSANLVLEKAFGLAPISEVYQEQTGQSPSSAIKQAYRKRAALLIREYIDPGFDLGASLASEPRGVAADAECRVGSVNLSYFDQQ, from the coding sequence ATGGCCCATTTCACCTTGCACGACCTCCTTCACCGCAATCCGATGCCCACCCAGACCGATACGCTGGTGGTCGGCGCTGGCATGGCCGGTCTTTACAGTACCTGGCGGATTTTGCAGGACAACCCCGGCGCCGACGTCTTTATTATCGACAAGTCCAACCGCACCGGGGGCCGGCTCGATTCCGACCTGGTGAATATCAACGGTGTCCAGGTCAAGGAGGAAGAGGGCGGGATGCGCTTCACGTTCGACGAGATGGACAACCTGATGAGCCTGTTCATGCTGCTGAATATCGACGATCAGGTGGTCCCGTTCCCGATGAACAGCGGCGGCAACAACCGGTTGCTGTTTCGTGGCCACAGCTTCAACAATGCCATCGCCGCCGAGGATGACAGCGCTATCTGGTCGGCGCTGTACAACCTGGCGCCGGCCGAGCAGGGCATGAGCCCGGGGGCCATCATCAACACGGTGTTCAACCGCATCCTGGAAGCCAATCCGGATTTCAGCGAAAGGCCGGAGCAGCGAGGGCCGGAATTCTGGCAGCGGTTTCGTCTGGACTGCCAGTGGAACGGCATCAAGATGAAGGACTGGACCCTGTGGAACCTGTTCAGCGATATGGGTTACTCCAGCGAGTGCATCACCATGCTCTACCGCGCGGCGGGCTTCAACGGTACCTTCCTGTCCCAGATGAACGCCGGTGTCGCCTACCAGCTGCTGGAAGAGTTTCCGGCTGATCCGCAGTTCCGTACCCTGGAGAACGGTTTCAGCACCCTGCCCAATGCGCTGGTGGAGCGGATCGGCAAGGAGCGTATCTATCTGAAGACCCAGCTGCTGAGCATCGCCAGGGCGGAAGGTGGGCAGGGCTATCGGCTGAAATACCAGACGATCGATGCACAGAATCAGGTCCGCTACGGCGAAATGACGGCCAACAGGGTGGTGCTGGGCCTGCCGCGCCTGGCGCTGGAAAAGCTCTTTATCGGCTCCAACCTGCTCAACGAGCTGCCGGCCGAAGAGTCCGAAAAACTCTGGGACAGCCTGCAGACGGCCACCAACCAGCCGCTGCTCAAAATCAACCTCTACTATGACAAGGCCTGGTGGGGCAACAAGACCAGCGGCCAGCCCGAGGTGGCGTTTGGTCCCAACTTCTCCGACTCGCCGCTGGGCTCGGTCTATCCCTTCTACGCCATCGATCCTGCGAGCTTCGCGGCGCTGGAATACAGCGACTGGCTGAAAAGCCAGGGCAATACGCCAGCACCCGAGGTGGAGGACAAGCTCCAGAATATCAACCAGTCCCGCTACCACAAGCCCGCCGCGCTGACCATTTACTGCGACTACCTCAATATCAACTACTGGCAGACGCTGCAGAACAATGGCGCGCTGTTCGATTCACCGCTGCAGCGGCAATTCAGCGAGTGCAACCCCCAAACCCTGTATGCGGCCTCGCAGTCCATCGTCGAACGGGCGACTTATTATTTCAAGGAGCTGTTCAACACCCACTATGTGCCGACGCCGATCCTCACCAGTGCCCGAATCTGGAATGGCAGCACCCGTTTCAACGTCGACGCGAGCCAGGAATTCGGCTACGGCGTGCATCAGTGGGCCGTGGCGGCCGACGACCGGGAAGTCATGCAGTACCTGTGCGAGCCCATCGAAAACATCTATACCTGCGGCGAAGCCTTCTCCGATTACCAGGGCTGGGTCGAGGGGGCGTTGCGTTCGGCCAACCTGGTGCTGGAAAAGGCCTTCGGCCTGGCTCCCATCAGTGAGGTGTACCAAGAACAAACCGGCCAGTCGCCGTCCAGTGCCATCAAGCAGGCGTACCGCAAGCGGGCGGCGCTGCTGATCAGGGAGTACATCGACCCAGGCTTTGATCTTGGCGCTTCCCTGGCTTCTGAGCCCCGGGGCGTGGCGGCCGATGCCGAGTGCCGGGTGGGCAGCGTCAATCTCAGCTACTTCGATCAGCAATAG